The nucleotide window CAATTTTGAGCAGGACTACTGGATCGACGTGTTTGAGCCCATGCTAGAGGGCTATAACAAGGGCTGGACGCCTAACCCTGATATCTCGTGTAACAAGTTTGTCAAGTTTGGGAAACTCATACAGCACTTAAATTCGAAATATGGGAATGACAATTATTGGCTTGTGACAGGCCATTATGCAAGAATAATGGAAAGCGAGCTTGACAAAGAGGCCCATCTTCTGAGAAGTTTTTACCCCCAAAAAGACCAAAGCTACTACTTATCTCTGGTCGATCCCAAAATCCTGTCGAGATTATTGTTCCCTATCGGTCATTTGACCAAACCTGAGGTACGACAGCTCGCTAAGGAGATTGCCTTGCCTTCTGCTAACAAACCTGACTCCCAAGGAATTTGTTTCGTTAACAACTCTCAGCATGGtaaattcaagaatttcttggagCACTATTTAGTCGAGTCAAAGGGCGATATAGTTACTCTCGACCAAGGCAAAAAGCGAAAATGGGGAGAACACAAGGGTCTCTGGTCTTACACCATTGGTCAAAAGATCGGACTATCAATGCCACAAGGAGACCCCAAATACGCCGGTACTTGGTACGTTAGCGAGAAGCTTCAGGACTCCAATGAGCTAGTAATTGTCCATGGCTCCAACAATCCAGCATTATACAAGGATACACTTCAGGTGCAAGATTTCACCATTCAGGGAAACAAGAAAAGTCTCCTTAAGTCGCTAATGCACTCCGCAGTACTCGAAGGTCGACTTACAATGCAGTATAGATCGTTGCAAGAGCCAATTCCCATCACTGCGTTCGACCTTTCGGACAAGAAAGTACTGAACTTGAAACTCACCGCCAAGCAGAGAGCTATGGCACCGGGCCAAAACTGCTGTCTATACATTGGAGATAGAGTTCTGGGCAGCGGAACCATCAGAGAAGTAGCATAGTTAACCAACAACTCTTGTATATAGATATATCCATTAGCGAATACCACGTGATTTCACGCGTAGCTCTCATTGTGGTGAATTAGCAGCACTTCTCACTAAGAGAATTATTGAGAAGTCTCAATTGTCTTTCACTAGAGGTTCAATTGACTTGTTTCTGATGGCCTCAACCACATAGACGTACGACATTTCATCAATgggatttgaaaaagagcTTTTGGTTGCCACTCAGGCCGTTCGTAAGGCATCTTTGTTGACCAAGAGGATTCAATCCGAAGTGATCGCTCATAGAAATTCGACTACAATTACCAAAAGTGATAACTCTCCAGTCACTGTTGGGGATTACGCGGCCCAAACCATTATTATAAATGCCATCAAgacaaattttccaaatgaCAAGATAGTAGGCGAAGAGTCCTCTGATGGTTTAGAAAATGCATTTGTCTCTGAAATACTCCGtgaaattaaagaaaatgaCGAGGTTTTCGAGTCCAAGTTTGCTGGTCACCAGGAGAAAAGTCTATTAGTCAATGAGACTTTTCCATTGGaaacaattcaaaatgTGAAAACAATTATCGATTATGGCGACTATGAAGGTGGTAACAAGGGCCGTGTCTGGTGTCTGGATCCTATCGACGGGACCAAAGGATTCCTTAGAGGTGAGCAATTCGCTGTTTGTCTGGCTTTGATTGTTGATGGAACTACTCAATTAGGTGTCATTGGATGTCCCAACCTATCACTAGAACAGTACGGGGGTAAAGATTTACCAGGTTACGAACCTTTTGGATACATTTTCCGTGCTGTCAGAGGCAATGGGGCCTCGTACGCACCAGCTGCAGCAGCTACACCTGGAACAGAAAACATCTGGCAAAAAGCTCACGCAAGAGAATTAACTTCCACTGACGGCATGGTATCATTAGAAGGTGTAGAAAAGTCACACTCTGCTCACGACGAACAGTCCATCATCAAGGAGAAACTCGGTATCAAAAAATCACTACATCTGGATTCTCAGGTGAAATATTGTATGCTAGCCGCAGGTCTTGGTGACGTCTATCTACGTTTGCCTATCAAGCTagaatatcaagaaaagatctgGGACCATGCCGCTGGTAACGTTatcgttgaagaagcagGTGGTATCCACACAGACGCATTGCAAAATGTCCCATTAAACTTCGGCCAGGGTAGAACACTAACCACCAAGGGTGTCATTGCATCCTGCGGACCCACTAATCTTCACAAGCTAGTGGTATCCACTTCTAGCGACGTAATGAAAGCTGCCAAACACTGATTTTAGACGTCAATTTAAGGTTATTTAAGTTAAACTTTTTAGTTACCGTCATCACAGCACGCGCTTCTAGCGAGTTTCGAACGGCTATCGTTTTGATTCGCCACTTTATTTTTCATATGGTAAAAAAGCTTTGTTCAACTTACAGTCAAAAAGGTCTgaatttcaacaaacaaGTCATAGGTTTCAAAGGCTGTAAGAGCTTACTGTTGGCTTCTATTCTGTACCCAAGCGTTCAAGTTATCGTTATTCATATCTTCGTGTGAGCTGAAGACAAAGTATCCGCAGAGAAGAGATCTCGAAGGAGCTGCATTCGGTTTAGTTGATAATTTAACTGGAATAAGAGGATAAAATTGAGAACGGGGCCAATTCGATACCAATAGGCTGATTTGAGAGAAAATTTCAGAATCGTTGATGGGAAGAATCACATAAGGAGAAAAAAGCGCTAGAATTTCCAAGAGAATAAAAGTATGGTAGGAGAGGTGTTACCGGCCAAGGTTCAAGTTCCGCACCAACTGCTCGACGTGAATACTACGACAGTAAATCAGTTACTCGGTTTGCCTGGAATGTTTTCCACTTTTGTTGCGAAAGATCTCAGAGGACTAAGGATACTTGCGCTTACGGCTTCATCGGCTTCTATTGTAGCCTGCACagcttcaattttctttctGGTCAATATCGATAGACGCAAACGAGTTTTCAGACATGATCTTGTCTTTTTCCTGATTATATGTGATTTGGTCAAGGCATTGGTCCTAATGATATATCCTCTGGTGATACTGGTGCGGAATGACGTTTACGCTGACccaagatttttcaatacACTAGGATGGTTTACTGCCTACTGCGTAGAGGGAGCTGATTTGGCtatctttttctttgcaattcattTCGCGCTCCTGATCTTCCTACCGTCGTGGAAATGGCGGCGTAGTGGATCGCGGAAGATGGAAGGTGGGCTTTATGGTGTACGAAAATATATCTGGCCCATTACTTCGTTGGTTCCCGTCCTGTTGGCAAGTCTGGCATTTATCAATTTCCAGTTACTCGACTTCGAAGAGCTGGTCAATGGGACAACGGTGATTCTCGACAACGACAATTACCACGTCCGTTATGATGCACGCCTAGGCGGCTACAAACCGTATAGTGCTTGGTGTTACCTGCCGCCTTATCCGGTATGGTATAAACTAGTTTTGAGCTGGGGGCCAAgatatttcatcatcattttcatcctcgtACTGTATATTTCCATCTATGTGTTTGTTAAAAAGGAAAGTAAGAGGATAAAGAGACACTTGTATGATTTTAGAGATCAGCGAGCGGAGGAACACATTGCTGAACTTCGAGCAAAATCAAGATGGGAACTTCTCAAGATAAGACTCTTTCGTTTTTTGGTTAAACCAttcgttcaatttcttttgaatttaaAGAACTTTCTTTCCTTTagttttgatgaaagttcTGTTCCTACAAGTGGAAGAAATAGTATGACTTCAGGAGGTTCCTTTTATGCGACCGACGAAGGAGCGTCTTTCGATCAGGTGCCTAACATCAGGGTTTCTCGTGCTCTTGATAGAGCAGGGACTCCTCCTGGTGAGGATAGTTTTACGAATAACGAAAGCTCACAAGCTTCCAAAAGTGGAAATATTCAATCTGGCAccttgaaagaaaacgATGACTTAGACTCACATAATAATTTACATGGCCATACTCCACCGATACCTGGTAAGTTGATGCCACCCAATGGCAACAGTCATCGTTTTTCTCGTTGTATTTCACCGATTCAAACTCCTTCGGTACATGACAATCGAGCAGCTGAAAATGAACATGAGGGCGAAGTACCACAAGCAAATAAAAGTGATCCTCGCAGAGCTTCCACAACTGACGTCAAGCATGTCCAAGCCACGTTCCAAAAACAGACCTATGCGACGATGAAGCGTCGAAGAGCccaaattcaaaaaaacCTAAGGTCCATTTTCATTTACCCATTTTCCTACATTGGCATATGGATATTTCCGTTGATTGTGGATATTACACAATATAGACACGAAATCATACACGGGCCAATAGTTTGGTTAATTTATATTGCCACTCTTGCCCAACCTTTGAACGGTCTAGTGGATACTCTAGTGTTTGTTTACAGGGAAAAACCTTGGAGATATTCGTGGTCGGAGGTTCAGTTTCGGGAACTGTTAGAGGCCTACTCTTTACGTGATAAAATGGGGGAACAAGATATCAAGGAGCTTTACCACAGTGAGCTTGGAAAGAAGGGGTGGTACTATTGTGGAAGATTCGACAGGCTTTGCTGCTGGAAGCATAAGCCACAATGGTGGAAGCGAGCAGGTTGGTATGTTTACCGGTCTCTGTGTGGTCTCATACAAAACAAATACGACTTCGAGGACACCTGTGAGGATCTTCCTTTAGATTGTAACTACGATTCGAAAGATTCTTGGACATGCTTCAATCTTAATAAATTGCGCTGTGAGCAACATGAGAGACAATTCTCATTCCCATCAGATTCGACAACCGGATCAGGACCTGTTCAGAGCCGGAGAGGAAGCGACAGCAACATCGATTACGTAAGGGTTCCAACCTTCTGGAGATTCATTCATCTCTTACCAATGCTAAAAGGTATTGATTTAGATGAACTTGACCGACAACTACGCCAGAAAGCGATAGATCATGATTTTGTGCTACCTGGGTTACATTTTGCCTTGAATAAAGATACTGATGGCAGACATGACCTGAATAGGACGTATAGCAAGCCAATTTTCAAACCTGAGTACTCTATCAataatgagaagaaagccGCTAATAAAACACAAAATGGGGAATCAGCTCGAGCTCATCCGGCTTCGGCACATGTGCATTTGGATGTCAATGCTGATTTTGGCGACACTGTTAAGAAAGAGCCTGCtaaatattttgaagaaggcGACACTCAGAGTCACGGCAATGAGAGTGATAAAGATAGGATAGGAATGCTGGCATTCTTGAATGGCCCAACTAATTAATGTATTCAATAAAAAATTAATTGTATTTAATATTATTCAGGCATCACTTTAAACCTAATTTTTTTGAGAAATCAAAGGCTCTCAAAAAAAAGGGGAGACCTAACAACATAAGCTGTAATCAAGCAAGAGGGTTACCAGTTGCGTTGATCACCAAATTAAAGAATGAGCAATATGTGGAGAGTTTACGTTACGACATTTAATTGTGCTAAAAAGTTtccatttgaagaaaacgaGGCCAAGACTGCTATACTGAATGAAATAGTACCGCAAGCTTTAGAACATGATATTTACGTGTTTGGTTTCCAAGAATTAATTAGTACTTGGGAAGCATCGTTTCCGAAAATGATTGCACCTAAAATACAAGATTTGGTAGATCTCACGCTGAAGTTTATCAATCGCCATGCTTCAGGAAAGACATTTCGTGCGGTTGGCAGCACATCTACCGGTGCTGTTGGGCTCATTGCGTTTGCTGAcgaaaaaattggtctGAGAAAAGTCTCCTACAGTAACCTCAGATGTGGATTATTTAATTCCAGTTTGAAAGGGTCAGCTTCACTATGCTGCACTCTTCAAGGACAGAACAAAGAGCAGGAAACCTTTACCTTCATATGTAGTCATCTCAACGCGAACGAGGGTCCCGAGAATGCAGAATTGAGAGTAAGCAATTATGCCTCCATTATGAGTGCCTGCGCAACAGATTTCAGATTAATGCCTTTCAAGACATCTCatatattcttctttggagattTAAACTTCAGAGTAAATGGTTTACAGGATACTGTGAccgatttttcaaatatagAGAATATCAGTAAAGTATTGACGAACCACGAGGAACTGAATAAGCTTCGGAAGGAGAAATTGGTGTTCGATggttttgatgaaggaCAGATTAGCTTCTCACCAACGTACAAGTACCAAGTATCCCAGGAAAAAGAATATGACGGTAGAAGAACTCCCTCGTGGTGCGATAGAATTCTATTCAAACAATATCCGAGGGATAGTTTCAAGATCCTGTCGTACAATTCAGTAAGCAGGACTTCTCATCTGCAATTTACAGATCATCAAGCAGTCACACTCGACATAAAGGTACCTTCTATGACGTCAGGAACTGAACTCAAGATACCGACAACCGTTCCATCGTCTCAGCAGATTTTTGTTGGTGATATTGCAGACACTCTGATCGGCTACGTTGGATGGGCACTCACGAAAAACATACACTACGGTATCATTGCAGCCCTAGGcttgatcatcttttaCACTCTCTTGTGAGTGTTATGTAACTCTGTACCGAACCATTTATGACTATTAATGCTCTGTCGTAGTGAGCTTGAGATCGCttcttggtgaaaaattcatcagaAACGGATAATACTGCCTATATTTGAAGACAAGCGTCTTCGGCAAAGCTTACTGTGCTGTTAAGTCAACATCACCCTGTTGGCAAGTATATGCTCATCAGGTTTTTGAGATCTTTGAAACCACGATATCGACCAAGAATGTGTAGTagaaatctttcaaaggtacCATCATCAAGCGAATGCAATACATCAGAGAATGGTTCTGAAGCCTCGAGTACCTTCGATGACCATTTACAAAAAGAGCTAGAGCATTTCAAGCAAGTTCAAGAAGCAAGAGCAAAGAGGCAGAAGAATAAGAAACCCGGAAGGACAACAGAGCTCCGCGATGAAGCCGGATTCAAGTTGAGATTAGCAGATACGAATCAAAAGAGACATAAACAAGCTGATCCAGAGTATGAAGTTATTATTGATGGGCCATTAAGGAAGCTTGCTCCATACTATTATACTTATATGACGTTTTGCAAATTGAGATGGAGAGACAGAAATCTATTGGAAGTTTTCGAGAGCGAATTCAGAGACAGAGAAAAAAGCTATTACAAAAAGACAATTGCCAGTGGCTCTGTTCTTCTAAATGGCGAGCCAGCTAATCTTGACAGTATCATACGAAATGGGGACCTCATTACGCACAAGATACATCGCCATGAACCGCCAGTGACGTCGAAGCCCATTGGAACGGTTtacgaagatgatgatatccTCGTTATTGATAAACCATCAGGTATTCCAGTGCATCCCACTGGTCGCTATCGCTTCAATACTATAACCAAGATACTGGAAAAACAGTGGGGCAAAGCTGTGCATCCTATCAATCGACTAGATCGTTTGACGAGTGGTCTGATGTTCATTGCCAAGACACCAAAAGGAGCAGATGAGATGTCTGATCAAATGAAAGCCAGAGAAGTCTCGAAAGAGTATGTCGCTAGGGTTGTGGGCGAGTTTCCCGTCGGGGAGCTTTGCGTGGAAGAACCGCTGAGATCAGTTGAACCCAGATTGGGACTCAACGCCGTTTGCAGAATGGAGGAGGAGGGAGCAAAACATGCCAAGACTATTTTCAATAGAGTGAGTTTTGATGGGCAAACAAGTATCGTTAAGTGTCGCCCTCTCACGGGTCGGACCCATCAAATTCGTGTCCATTTACAATTCTTAGGTCACCCGATAGCAAACGATCCTATATATTCGAATGTCAAGGTCTGGGGTCCCAGTTTGGGTAAGGGCTACATCACTGATTTCAAGGACATCATAACCGAGCTTCATGAGTACGGACGGACTAAGTGTGCCGAGAGTTGGTATGAACCTAATGCCCAAGGTGAAGCtctacttgaagaaaaatgcCCAGTTTGCGAAACTGACTTGTACAGCGATCCTGGGCCAAATGATCTTGACCTTTGGCTACACGCCTACCGGTACGAATCACTGGAGGTTGACCCAGCTAccaacaaaaaaaataggAGTTATCGTACACAGCTGCCTTTATGGGCTCTAGAGCCGCATAGAAAATACATGGAACTagcattgaaagaagcagctAAATGTGGTCCAACCACAACTGCCTTCAGTGTCGGCGCAGTGCTAGTAAATGGAAGCGAAACACTCTCCACTGGATATTCAAGGGAATTAATAGGTAATACGCACGCTGAGCAGTGTGCATTGGAGAAATATTTCACTCAAGTTGGTGCTAGAGAAGTGCCGGAAGGTACCGTTCTGTACACTACCATGGAACCCTGCTCTTTCAGGTTGAGTGGCAACGAGCCTTGCGTCCATAGGATACTGGCGCAAAACGGTAACATCAAAAACGTTTTTGTTGGAGTCATTGAGCCAGACACATTTGTTAAGAACAATACAAGTTACGATATCTTACTCGGCCAAGGAATAGATTACATTCAAATTCCAGGCTACGAAGAAATCTGCAAAAAGCTTGCATTTAAAGGACATGAAAGTGCACACTAAAAATACTCATCTTGCAGTCACTACATGGACAAAAGGCTGGATCATTGGAGGCTCTTTAACATCATGTTGATCATTTTATAGACGGTCCATAGCGTAATCTTTTCTAACGGatactgaaaaatttaaagattttgtATTACGGTCGATTAAGAAACAGGTTACGAAAGTCAAAGTAGTGTAAAAGACGTCTAAATCCAACAGGCAGCAATCAAttaagatcaattgaagttcTAATTACTTGATTGACCATTATGTCAAAAAAAGAGGAGCTAAGAGTAAGAGTATGCCAGTATTCGGTAGATCAAATGAACAAACACAGTTCCTTGAGGCCTTGAAACTCTACGAATCTAAGAGTTACAAAAAGTCAATCAAGATTTTGGATGGCACTCTGAAAAAGGATTCTGCTTTTGTGGACGCTTTGGCGTTAAAGGGGCTTGATCTATTGTCtcttggtgaaaaatcagaCGCCGAGAGCTATGTCAAAAACGCCCTCAATAAGATAGAGGGCACCACTGCTTCACCAATCTGTTGCCATGTCCTTGGTATCTATATGAGGACTACCAAAAAATATGCTGAGTCTGTTAAATGGTTTCAGGCCTCTTTAAACAATGGATCCACAAATCAGCAGATTTACCGAGATCTAGCTACTTTGCAATCGCAGATTGGAGACCTAAAAGGTGCATTAGTATCCAGGAAAAAGTACTGGGAAGCATATTTGGGGTATCGCGCAAACTGGACAGCTCTAGCGATAGCACAGGACATCAATGGTGAGCATCAACAGGCAGTGAACACGTTGtctcaatttgaaaagttaGTTGAGGGTAAACTGGTGAAGCAGAGATGTACGAGACACAATGAATGTCTAATGTACAAGAACGAGATAATGTACAGAGCTGCGGGAaacaacaaagaaaagcttcaaaatgtGCTAAAACACCTGAACGATATCGAGCCAAACGTTTATGACAAATACGGGTTGCTGGAAGAGAAAGCCTCGATTTATATGAAACTTGGCGAATTGAAAGAGGCTTCCAAAATTTACAGAACCTTGATTAAAAGGAATCCGGATGACTTTAGATACTACAAACTGCTCGAGGTTGCACTTGGAGTCCAAGGTCACATCCCTCTTAGAAAGGCCCTTTATGAGAAGTTGCAAAGCTTTTACCCCAGAAGCGAGCCACCGGTGTTCATTCCTCTGACTTTcattgaggatgaaaagGAACTGagtcaaaaattgaaggattacATTATCCCACAGTTACAACGAGGTGTTCCTGCAGCCTTTTGTAACGTAAAACCTTTGTATCAGGCGAGAGCGTCTGTTGTTCCATCGCTTTTGGAACAAATTGTGGTCGATTATTCGCTAACGCTTGATCCAACCAAGGAGCCGCTACCTTACATTTGGACATGTTACTATCTTGCTCAACATTTCCTACATCTCAAACAGttccaaaaatctcaaGAGTTTATTGACAGGGCCATCAAACACACCCCAACTTTGGTTGAGCTGTACATTTTTAAAGGCCGTGTGTTGAAGCATCTAGGCTTACTGGAAGAAGCGGCCGAAACTCTTGAAGCTGGAAGAAAACTGGACTTGCAAGATAGATTTATCAATACAAAGACGGTGAAATATTACTTGAGAGCGAACAACATCGAAAAGGCCACAGATATTGCTTctcttttcaccaaaaATGATGACTCCGTCAATGGTATTAAGGATCTCCATCTTGTTGAAGCAGCTTGGTTCATTATCGAGCAAGCCGAGGCCTATTACAGATTGTATGTTACTTCCTCACGCAAATTGCAGAATTTGGTCACAAAAGCAGAAGAACTAGAAGCTAAAGAGGATCCCGAGGTCGAAGCCCTCATTCGCGACATAAAGATCGAGGAATGGGAAACAAAAAAGAACCAAGGATTGGCTCTTAAAAGATTTCAAGCCATTAGTAAGTTTTatgatcaatttgaagacgacCAACTAGACTTCCACTCCTACTGCATGAGAAAGGGAACCCCAAGAGCATACATTGATATGTTGAAATGGGCCAAAACCATCTACACCAAGCCTGTCTATGTGCGTGCTCTGAAGGGAGCCTTCAAAATATACTCGAAATTGCACGACAACTCAAAATTGACcgaagaggaagatatCTTCAGCAGGATCAGCAAGTTAATGAAGAGGCATGCGAAGAAAGCAAAGAAGGAGACCTCTACGATTAACAAAGGTAAAAACGAGGAAAAGAAACAAGTATTGGCTTACCCCgaagctgatgatgaagatgtatTTGGTACTGACTTGTTGAACACAAAGGAACCACTAAAAGCTTTTAGCGAGACTTTTTACAGCAAGTATTCTGAGCAAGTTACTGAGCTGGAAAAAGACTATCCACTTGAATTTAACTTCCAATACAGGAGCGGAAAGCTGGCTTTGTGTCTTGCCGCACTCTCCAAATACACTAAATACCATGGCCAAAAATGCGGTCTCGCTGGCGCTATGGCAATTACTCTACTTTTGTCCACTAAGGATGAAGCGTCCTTCGATGTTATTGGTAAAAAAGTAGCCATTAAAGGTTTAGAAAGTTTGTTTCCAGAACTCCCATCTAGCGAGAAGGACAAAGAGGAGTTTGATTGGCTCAACTACTTCACAGAAAACTTTAACGGTCATGATTTAAACGCTCTTTCATTTATTTACGGCTACAAGAACCTTTTTGATAGCTCGAAAGTGAAAGAAATGATTCTACAAGAACTGGCCAACTGTGAGCCATTTACTCAGAACGCTGTTCTACAATACAAATTGTAAATAGATAGACGTAGGTTCAGTTCCAACATCAAGTAGCACACATTTTTCATATTTCGCTGTGTTGAAGCTTGTAAAAGAAAACGCTTAATTAAGGCGGAGGTTTCTGATAAGaacatcaaaagaagaagaacaaaccAGAACAGATATCGTTGTCAGTTTGACCTGACAATATGACATCAATGCGGGGCTCagtatcttcatcagtgACCTCTACAGCGAGCAATCAGCTCAGCAGAGTAGATAGGAAACGCCGCGATAACATCAACGATAGAATTCAACAATTGCTCACAATGATCCCTAACGAGTTTTTTCAGGACTATTACAAGAATTCAAGTTGTACGGATTCCGAGTATGGCTCTGGAGACACACCTAGCTCCGCCACAACCCCCAAACCGGGCACAAATGCAGCGAAGATCAAAGGCACAGGCACCAGAGATGGGAAACCAAACAAGGGACAAATATTGACGCAGGCAGTTGAATACATCATGTCCTTACAAAACGAAATCGATTCCAAGAATCGGGAAGAAGTGGAACTTATCTTAAAAGTGCAAGACCTGAGCAAAATTACAGGAACAATAGTCAATGATATCAACCTAGAGAACACCAGCGCAGAAATGGCCCTTGCCAAGATCGGAGTGGGCAGTCTAGCGGGAGAAATTGCACAGGACGATGAACAAGGTCAACTAGACTCTCAAACTGCACTCCCCGCCAATCCGCAATACGCCAACCCAAAGATCAGCAACTTCGAATACGGAGGATATTCAGAGTATGGAGACGGCATCTAGGTCTCAAACCAAAGCCCACCAACGCTCAATCAGAGGTCTGATTCAGTCATCtttaagctcatcgctgGTTCCTCATAGAGTACGATGACATTGTTCTGttggttcttcaagactttgaaaaaaaacCACGAAGCAACTTGAAGGCAGCAGTTGAGGGACGTGTCGATAGGGGCCCCGGAAAGCAGTTGCAAAGAAAGGAAGGAGCTGGGTACTCAATGAGCATTCCCCAAGCTATGAGCAGCCATGGGATATTGGACAACAAAAGACCTTTTGAAGGGGAAGATGATGCGGTCTCACGTGGTGTATCGGAGTCGCACTCGCAGCAGGTCTCTAGTGGGACAACCGTCGATGGGAATGGCGTAGAGGGCTCAAAGAAACCTAAACTGACtgaaaatgatgaggaCATGGCTCTTGAGGTGCCTGCAAAGGGTGAtgaacttcaagaagtgGTGAACGAGTATGATACGAGTGGgaatcaaaagattctgGGAGACGCCGAAGGTTTGAATGGTAGGTCTGACGATGACGTGCTGACCCCAATTACACCTAATAGACCTGTAAGTATCGGCAAGGACAGAAAAACTGGGAAGTacattttctcttcaataaCCAAGGATGATTCGCTCAATGCAAGAATGTTTTTAAAGTATCATGGATTGAGGAAATTTCTTGATACTTATTTACCTGAGGAATTGAATTCTTTGTATCTCTATTTTCTCATTAAACTGTTAGGGTTCGAGATTAAAGATCGTGAAATGATTAATGCGATTCATAGCTACGTCGAGTCCTCACCTTCACCCGATGCTGATTTGACTTTCACAGCCGTTGAGGACCCATTGGAAAAAAGACATGCAGTACGTTTGATTAAGGATTTACAAAAGGCAATCAACAAAGTATTATGCACAAGATTACGATTGTCAAATTTCTCCACAGTAGACACTTTTGTGAAAAGGTTGCAAAGtgcgaagaagatattgGTTTTGACTGGCGCAGGCGTTTCCACGTCATTGGGTATCCCTGATTTCAGATCTTCTGAAGGTTTTTATTCCAAGATTCGTCACTTGGGGCTGGATGACCCGCAGGATGTTTTCAATTATGATATATTCATGCAGGACCCATCGGTTTTCTACAACATAGCTCACATGGTTTTGCCGCCGGAAAACCTCTATTCCCCTTTACacagcttcatcaaaatgTTGCAGGACAAGGGCAAGTTGCTAAGAAATTATACACAAAATATTGATAACCTGGAGTCCTATGCTGGtatcaaggaagaaaagctAGTACAATGTCATGGTTCCTTCGCGACTGCATCATGTATTACTTGTCATTGGAGACTTCCTGGTGAGAAGATCTTTAGCAATATCAGGAATTTAGAATTGCCCCTATGTCCTTACTGTTatcaaaagagaagagaattttTCCCTCATGACAATGTGTCGGATGGCGAAACTGACAATGCTAATAATAATCTAATAAATGCAGCAATGAAATCCTATGGTGTTCTTAAGCCAGACATCACATTTTTCGGGGAAGCTCTGCCATCAAAGTTCCATAAGACGATACGCGAAGACATATTGAAATGTGATCTTCTAATTTGCATCGGTACGAGTTTGAAAGTGGCTCCCGTCTCAGACATTGTAAATATGCTGCCTGCTCATGTGCCACAAGTTTTAATTAACAGAGATCCAGTTAAGCACGCAGAGTTTGACTTGAACTTGCTCGG belongs to Torulaspora delbrueckii CBS 1146 chromosome 4, complete genome and includes:
- the SLM3 gene encoding tRNA-5-taurinomethyluridine 2-sulfurtransferase (similar to Saccharomyces cerevisiae SLM3 (YDL033C); ancestral locus Anc_3.158) translates to MLARWAKLVSDRQLLKYRPQRLPGKLDNVIIAMSSGVDSSVAAALFAGEYPNARGIYMQNWSKSQSLTDPKDDPCYERDWKDVVKVSEHLNLPVEKVNFEQDYWIDVFEPMLEGYNKGWTPNPDISCNKFVKFGKLIQHLNSKYGNDNYWLVTGHYARIMESELDKEAHLLRSFYPQKDQSYYLSLVDPKILSRLLFPIGHLTKPEVRQLAKEIALPSANKPDSQGICFVNNSQHGKFKNFLEHYLVESKGDIVTLDQGKKRKWGEHKGLWSYTIGQKIGLSMPQGDPKYAGTWYVSEKLQDSNELVIVHGSNNPALYKDTLQVQDFTIQGNKKSLLKSLMHSAVLEGRLTMQYRSLQEPIPITAFDLSDKKVLNLKLTAKQRAMAPGQNCCLYIGDRVLGSGTIREVA
- the GPR1 gene encoding Gpr1p (similar to Saccharomyces cerevisiae GPR1 (YDL035C); ancestral locus Anc_3.156); protein product: MVGEVLPAKVQVPHQLLDVNTTTVNQLLGLPGMFSTFVAKDLRGLRILALTASSASIVACTASIFFLVNIDRRKRVFRHDLVFFLIICDLVKALVLMIYPLVILVRNDVYADPRFFNTLGWFTAYCVEGADLAIFFFAIHFALLIFLPSWKWRRSGSRKMEGGLYGVRKYIWPITSLVPVLLASLAFINFQLLDFEELVNGTTVILDNDNYHVRYDARLGGYKPYSAWCYLPPYPVWYKLVLSWGPRYFIIIFILVLYISIYVFVKKESKRIKRHLYDFRDQRAEEHIAELRAKSRWELLKIRLFRFLVKPFVQFLLNLKNFLSFSFDESSVPTSGRNSMTSGGSFYATDEGASFDQVPNIRVSRALDRAGTPPGEDSFTNNESSQASKSGNIQSGTLKENDDLDSHNNLHGHTPPIPGKLMPPNGNSHRFSRCISPIQTPSVHDNRAAENEHEGEVPQANKSDPRRASTTDVKHVQATFQKQTYATMKRRRAQIQKNLRSIFIYPFSYIGIWIFPLIVDITQYRHEIIHGPIVWLIYIATLAQPLNGLVDTLVFVYREKPWRYSWSEVQFRELLEAYSLRDKMGEQDIKELYHSELGKKGWYYCGRFDRLCCWKHKPQWWKRAGWYVYRSLCGLIQNKYDFEDTCEDLPLDCNYDSKDSWTCFNLNKLRCEQHERQFSFPSDSTTGSGPVQSRRGSDSNIDYVRVPTFWRFIHLLPMLKGIDLDELDRQLRQKAIDHDFVLPGLHFALNKDTDGRHDLNRTYSKPIFKPEYSINNEKKAANKTQNGESARAHPASAHVHLDVNADFGDTVKKEPAKYFEEGDTQSHGNESDKDRIGMLAFLNGPTN
- the MET22 gene encoding 3'(2'),5'-bisphosphate nucleotidase (similar to Saccharomyces cerevisiae MET22 (YOL064C); ancestral locus Anc_3.157), which encodes MGFEKELLVATQAVRKASLLTKRIQSEVIAHRNSTTITKSDNSPVTVGDYAAQTIIINAIKTNFPNDKIVGEESSDGLENAFVSEILREIKENDEVFESKFAGHQEKSLLVNETFPLETIQNVKTIIDYGDYEGGNKGRVWCLDPIDGTKGFLRGEQFAVCLALIVDGTTQLGVIGCPNLSLEQYGGKDLPGYEPFGYIFRAVRGNGASYAPAAAATPGTENIWQKAHARELTSTDGMVSLEGVEKSHSAHDEQSIIKEKLGIKKSLHLDSQVKYCMLAAGLGDVYLRLPIKLEYQEKIWDHAAGNVIVEEAGGIHTDALQNVPLNFGQGRTLTTKGVIASCGPTNLHKLVVSTSSDVMKAAKH